The DNA sequence GCATAACACATTTTTTCTAAAGGTATttacaaagaaataaaacagaaactGCTGTGATTGCACCTGGCACCTTTAGATGGGAACATACAGTGTCAACAAACCTACTTGTCAGGCTGGACCAGTCCAAAAAAGAAACTGGGAAGTAAAAAGCAGCCTCTTAGATAAAGTACACATGGTAATAGTTTTGCCACACACCTCACATATGTTTAGAAGGTGTATGACCTGGAACTAGAATATCATAGACTATGATTTCATTTGATTACTGCAGCTGTGAAGATCAGAGAGCCACAGTAGGATTGGAAGTTTGTGTTTCGAGGCAAACAAATGATCTGTCAGCTGCACAGAATTTCTGGAATCTGAGAACAATGTCGGTAAGAAGGAGTGGAGTAGTTAAGATGACATGCAGGGGTGGGAACATAGGAAGAGCTACAGCTCCTGTGAGCTTTTGAGTTATACTTGAGCCTGAGAGATGAGACATGCTGCCCAGGAGTTTTACATTGTGttgatatttgtgtgtttcaactgattatttattttttcagacaCTGATCACTTTTAATCATTGATTTGTTTTCTTATGTCAACATGAGGTGGGGACAATGCTGCTGCAGAACATAAAATGTGCTCAGGACTGAACTTGTGAACCCTAAATTGACTTTTCTCAGAAAGGATCATCTTTGACTTCACTTATTCTCAGAAACACACCAGGCTGTGGTCATGTCAAACTCCCAAGAGCAGAGTCTCGATAAGGATGTAGAGTTCCTGCCGGTGAATGAGTCCTCACCAGAGTTCCTGCATTGTGAGAAGGAGCGTCAAGCAGTCGAGAGACTCCTAAATGCAGGACCAGAGGCCTTTTACAGCTCCATCGACACAGAGCGCTCCGGCTGCTTCCTGTCTTCTGAAGAAGTCAGTCAGATAACCAGCTGGGCTCAGGACTACCGCTTTAATCCGCTACAGGTGCAACGACAGGAGAATGGAGAGGAAGGCAGCTCAGAGATGGAGGACATCTGTTCCACCTACTACCCTTCCTACTCAGACACACCAGCCCCAAACCTGGAGCTGGGCTGGCCTGAAAAAAGCCCCTGGGTGTCAAAGGGAAGCGTTACAGTCCACACCAGTCCTCCTGCAGAGGGAGAACCTCCTGTCAGACAGATCATCAGACGGCATTTGCAAAAGGCTGGCCAAGTATGCAAATACGATTATTATGGATGATCACACCACACTTTTTATGGGTAGAGGTGGAGCACATCAGGACTAATTTGAGGGAACTTGTACTTTactattttcatttgttttaatttcaaagAGAAATGTTGCACTTTGTGTTCCACTACGTTTAATTGGTGGCTTTAGTTTAAGATTTTACTTGAAAAATGtagaataaacaaaaaaataaaatgcactgcTTTAGTTTAAACTCTTCCACAGTATTCACACATGACGCAACCTGCAacagctacaacattaaaacaatatatTATAGCACTTCGAAAGAAACTCCTTTTACTTTACAACATTTTGCTGGTAATACTTAAGGTAAAtgatatgattattttcatctCATCATCagtgaaataaaataagaaaataaagagTTCACTTTTGTGTAAGCCACTTTGTGAATAATCCTGTCAATTACAGGCTTAGTGACATTTTGTGTACTACGCAGGTAATTGCCATTGTGACAGACCGACTGACAGATGGTGCAGTAATTGGTGATTTACACAATGCTGCCTCCCGGGGTGTCCCCGTCTACATCATCCTGAACCAAAGATCCATTCAAGAGAACTTCACACTCAACAGGCTCAGGCATCCAGTGAGTCACCTCCTGCAAATTAGCACACACCTAGCAGCCAATTGTTTGTGTACGTTTGACATTTTTTCCAAAACCAAGCAACACCAGTCTAATAGATTCAACACATTGTGTTGTGGGATTCTTTTTAACAAAGGTCACATCTCAATCTAAGTATCATTTAAAAACTTGACACACTGCATACCTACTCTAGAGAGACAGTTTTTACTTTGACATGATTATCTTAGGAATGTAACACAATAAATAGCTGGTTAAACTGGTTGCACATCATTCAGTGGTGTCTGTGTTTCTATCGAGGGATGAAATATTATGCCTGATGttgaaaactaaattaaattgaaaaatgtTCATGAATGCAGTACATGCAATCAATGAACATCGACTCACAAATGAACAGACCTTAAAACACGGTTCACGCTCTAGAAAGGGCAATGTTGGTTGGTCAGTCAAGCACTttggttcagactgaaatatctcaacaactactagATGGATTGAATTTGGTACAGATACTCATGGTGCCCAGAGgagtgattttggtgatcccctgacttttcaaaGGCTGCtaccagcaggtcaaagttttTACTTATCCAGTAAAATATCTTAAAATCTACAAGATGGATTGGCACAAATGGTACGGACATTCATGGTTCCTCCAGAATCTGTCCCAATGACTGTTGTcatgtctcaacaactactggatTGATTGCCAGTAAACATAGTGCACATTCATGCCCCTCTCAGGATGACTTGTTATAACTTTTCATATACAccaaatactttggtttatgactgaATACCTGCTAAACTAATAACactcccatcagcctcatctgtactttgtgtttagtgctaactagctaatgttaacatgctaacattttcAGCATTGTCACAGTGAACATGTTaaaatgcttatgttatcatttagctcaaagcacctcTGTCAAGTACAGCTTGAGCCCCTatcatggctgtagactcttgtttAAACAAACCTTGTGCATGATACAAGATATTCCACGCTGTTCACTTTCTGTCACCGATAAACACCAAGTTTCAACCTTGAGTTTCAACTTAAGCTTGTGGTCTGGCAGAACATGCAGGTCCGTGTTCTTGGAGGGAAAACTTTCTCTTCGAGGACGGGAAGAATGGTGGTTGGGGAAATGAAAGACAAGTTCCTCCTGGTGGATTTAGAGACAGTGATTCACGGCAGCTACAGGTGAGCAGTCGTGTCTTTTAATTCCTTTTATGTGGTTTAAAACACTTGAAAGTGATGTAACATGCTGTCTTTGCAGCCTCACATGGACAGATGCCCACCTGCACCGGCAGCTGATCACTGTTCTAAGCGGCCCAGTTGTTGACTCATTCGATAGGGAGTTCAGGATCCTTTTTGCTGCTTCGATCCCCATGCCAGACACATGGAGGGTCACAGGTACTCATGTAGGCCTAGATGTGACTCATCAGCTGAAAGACCACTCAGATCTCTGTTTTCAAAGACATCACCATTCGGAGCCTGAGATTGCCAACCCTCCATCCCCACCTGCTGAGTCCCTCCTGGACTGGGAAGCCATGGGGGTTATCCAGAGAAACAGCTGCTTCCCTGACAGTCATGTCAAGGAAATCATGGCCAAGGAAATGCCACTGCAGAGCAAAATGATATTTGATAAAAATACACCCATTATGGATGGTTTTACTAACAATGGAAACCAATTTGTGGATAAGAAAAGGTACATGGATTATCTTGACTAAACCAATCTAAATTGTCTTTGGATTaagcatactgtacatattcaCTTTTCCATTTACACAAATAGAACTTACAATAATTTACCTTTCACTGAATCTTACACcaaaataatgaaaagaaatcTGTTTTTTTGAGTAAATTCCCCTATGTAGCACAGCatagttttaatattttgtgCCACAGGTTGTTTGTATGACTTATACTCTATATATCTGTTTTTGTATGTGACAGGGTATATGAAAACACTTTTCCAGTGAGAAACAATGTGCCAGATGAATCAACAACTTTCAAGTGAGTTTTGTTACAGCCAATTTTAACATTACTGATTAAGACTATTggcttttgtctttttctgctAACAATTTATGCAAATTGTTTCTTGGTTCTTTTCATAGCAACACACAACTCTCACCAACAGACCTGAAAGCTCTAGAAACAATGAAGAGGTAACACCCAAAAGATAAAGGAAACGTGGAATAATTTAGTATTAATGTCATATctcaaagaaaatgttttgtttttttctcctgcagTGTGGAACATATAATAAATAAAGCCAACTTCAAGCAACTCTCCATAGAGAAGAGCACCAGTTTAAATGACAGAACAACAAGACTTGATGATAAAGCAACAAAACCAACAGACAATATGATCACAATTTCCTCTTCTAAGAGAAAAGAGTGCTCAAAGAGGGAGGCCATTTTGGAAACAGATAGCGGCATAAATGAAACTATCTTCAAAGTGGAGAACACACGATCTTCGAGAGTAAGTAACTTGCCTTTCCAAACACTTGAATTACTGTAACCTTGAGCTCCTGTGAGTTGAGAAAACCGAGATGCATTTCTGTGCTCACAGAAACCTATCATCCTGAGGGTGCCGCAGTCTGAGAGCTTCAGCTCTCTAAGTGACATTATGAAGAGGATTCAGCCTCAGCAGAGCACTTCAGGACTGCTCAGGAGAGGACCAAAGGCCGCTGTGTCAGAACTGAGCCAGTCCATGCTGGAGCTGAGTGTACCCAACACAGATGATGACAGAGGAGCCCCAGTGCCAAGGTTTAAGGCTGCTGTAAGTGTGTGAATTTGTAGTATTTCTCTGTGTATATACTTGTGAAGAAGGAGTGATGGAGGAAGAGAAATTTATTACACAAAGAAGTTTATATCTCACAGAGATTTTACTCTTTAAATCACTGAAGTAAAAGAAGCACTATAATCCTTTACTCAGATTATGCACAtgattttaatgtgttttgttgCTGTCAATCTCCTGTTTCCTTAGCAGTGTTTTGACCCGGATAATATGACGCCTGCTCTTGCCCTGATGAAGAAGAGGAACGATGAGTTGAAACCTTTATTGTACAGAACTCCAAAAAACTTTCTGCCCAGAGAGAGGCCTCGCAGCTCCAGTTATGCACTCAGTATGGACTGGAGGAGGTCACTGGCAGAGACCGAACAGGAATAAGGAACGAGGAAGAAAATACATGAGCATCATGTTCTGTAATATCATGTTCTGTCACCGAGAAAAGGCAGCAGCTGCCAGGAGCGGATAGTTACAAACTCTGCAGTGTTAATTACCCAAATTAAGCCCAAAACAGGCTGTGAATCTGACAATAAAAccactgtaatatactgtatataggatGTATATCAGTGCTACCTGAATTTGATAAGATGTTTCACTGTACATACAGCAAAGCTTTACTTTAGAATGTTAAAGTACATGAAACTGTTCTGTTAATGCTATCAGCTGTTCTAACCACTGAACCtcacagaaaaataaattatagaTTAAGAACCTTTTGATTAACAAATGGAATAATTATGATTTTATTAAGCCTTCAGTAAGTGCCAATACATGTACAGTGCATTTGTGTTTGATACAAGAGTGTAAAAGAAAATGGTGCTGATGAATTGACA is a window from the Perca flavescens isolate YP-PL-M2 chromosome 4, PFLA_1.0, whole genome shotgun sequence genome containing:
- the fam83e gene encoding protein FAM83A isoform X2: MSNSQEQSLDKDVEFLPVNESSPEFLHCEKERQAVERLLNAGPEAFYSSIDTERSGCFLSSEEVSQITSWAQDYRFNPLQVQRQENGEEGSSEMEDICSTYYPSYSDTPAPNLELGWPEKSPWVSKGSVTVHTSPPAEGEPPVRQIIRRHLQKAGQVIAIVTDRLTDGAVIGDLHNAASRGVPVYIILNQRSIQENFTLNRLRHPNMQVRVLGGKTFSSRTGRMVVGEMKDKFLLVDLETVIHGSYSLTWTDAHLHRQLITVLSGPVVDSFDREFRILFAASIPMPDTWRVTGTHVGLDVTHQLKDHSDLCFQRHHHSEPEIANPPSPPAESLLDWEAMGVIQRNSCFPDSHVKEIMAKEMPLQSKMIFDKNTPIMDGFTNNGNQFVDKKRVYENTFPVRNNVPDESTTFNNTQLSPTDLKALETMKSVEHIINKANFKQLSIEKSTSLNDRTTRLDDKATKPTDNMITISSSKRKECSKREAILETDSGINETIFKVENTRSSRKPIILRVPQSESFSSLSDIMKRIQPQQSTSGLLRRGPKAAVSELSQSMLELSVPNTDDDRGAPVPRFKAACFDPDNMTPALALMKKRNDELKPLLYRTPKNFLPRERPRSSSYALSMDWRRSLAETEQE
- the fam83e gene encoding protein FAM83A isoform X1, whose protein sequence is MSNSQEQSLDKDVEFLPVNESSPEFLHCEKERQAVERLLNAGPEAFYSSIDTERSGCFLSSEEVSQITSWAQDYRFNPLQVQRQENGEEGSSEMEDICSTYYPSYSDTPAPNLELGWPEKSPWVSKGSVTVHTSPPAEGEPPVRQIIRRHLQKAGQVIAIVTDRLTDGAVIGDLHNAASRGVPVYIILNQRSIQENFTLNRLRHPNMQVRVLGGKTFSSRTGRMVVGEMKDKFLLVDLETVIHGSYSLTWTDAHLHRQLITVLSGPVVDSFDREFRILFAASIPMPDTWRVTGTHVGLDVTHQLKDHSDLCFQRHHHSEPEIANPPSPPAESLLDWEAMGVIQRNSCFPDSHVKEIMAKEMPLQSKMIFDKNTPIMDGFTNNGNQFVDKKRVYENTFPVRNNVPDESTTFNNTQLSPTDLKALETMKSVEHIINKANFKQLSIEKSTSLNDRTTRLDDKATKPTDNMITISSSKRKECSKREAILETDSGINETIFKVENTRSSRKPIILRVPQSESFSSLSDIMKRIQPQQSTSGLLRRGPKAAVSELSQSMLELSVPNTDDDRGAPVPRFKAAQCFDPDNMTPALALMKKRNDELKPLLYRTPKNFLPRERPRSSSYALSMDWRRSLAETEQE